AATGGAAGATTTCGTTATGGAATCACCCTATAAAAGTGCAGAACCGATGGCTATCAGCTATAATATGGAAGAAATAAATACGATTATTGCCCGGTTAAACCCCAATCAGAATGTAAGTAATTCAGTCAGTAAGATCGACAATATTGTTAAAATGATGAATCCGGATTTCCCGGTAGAACGGCATTTTGCAGATGAAAGTTTCGAGATGAAATTTCAGAATGAAAAACTACTGGGCACCCTTTCAAACTGGTTTGGAGGTTTTGCAATTTTCATCTCCTGCCTTGGTCTTTTAGGTCTTGCTTTGTTCATGGCTGAACAACGAAAAAGAGAAATAAGTATACGCAAAGTATTAGGAGCGAACAATTTAAATATTATTACCCTATTAAACAAGGATTTCATAAAACTGGTAGCTATCGGTAATTTAATCGCATTTCCAGTTGCTTATATAATTATAAACAACTGGCTGGCGTCCTATAGTTTCAGAATTTCAATCTCTGTTTTGCCTTTTGCCATTGCAATTGGGCTTTCCTTATTCATTACAATTCTTACCGTAAGCCTTCAATCCGTAAAAGTGATCAGATCAAACCCTGTGGATGCACTTAAATACGAATAATTCAGCGCAATAAATTATCTATCTTTTTTAAGCCTTTCAAGCCGCTGTTTTTGTTCTTTGATACGACTTTCCAGACGCTCCTGTTTTTCCTGTGAGTGAGGCTCTAAAGCACCTCTGTCTGCATTATGCTCATGATGGTTATCTACCCAGCGTGACAATTGATTTTCCCTCAGCGCAACCAGTTTTGCCGGCGCAGGAATAAAGGCCTCATCATCTACACTTGTTCTGGTGATCTCCTGCGTTAACGGCTCCAGCACAGTATTAACAGGAGTTTCCCAATCTTCCCAAACATGCAAAATCAACAAAGACTTTCCCTTAGGTATATTCGCAGAAACCTTATCCAGATAATCTGACACCCCTTCAGCCCTGACTGTATCTCCAACTGAACCCGCAACCATACCAGCACCTATACCAACCAGAAAACCAAGTGGCCCGGCCAGTAAACCGATCAATCCGCCAATGATCCCTCCCCCTATTGCACTATAACCTTCCGCTTCATCTTTAGCAGACCGGATTGCTGTATTTCCATCCGGATCCTTACTGAGTATATAAGACTCACCCAGAGAAATATCTTGTGAATGATCTAATTGCTGTATAGCCCGCATGGCATTAAACGCTTCTGAATCAGTAGTGAACAGCGCCTGTATTATCTTTTCCATAATTGATAGTTTATTGAATCAAACCTATACTTATAAAAGCAATCAAAAAGCCGTTTTGTTTGGTAAAGCAGGTTTAATATATAACATATCAGCCATTTTATATAATTTTCTTGAACAGGCTCAGGGCACTGATTAAGTTTATAGTATGAGATACTTAGCAATCAACATCAATTACAAACTAGATCAGGATTGGTACTGTAGATTAGGATCTATAGTAGCCTGCCATAAATATTTTAGCGAGCTTGGGCCAGAACATGGTCCCGGAGTTGCAATCTACGACACAGAAATGCGCAAATATATGTGGCTAAGTGAGACATACCGCGATGATAACCCCCGTTTAATTGAAATTATACAGGACGCCACAAAGTATTTAAAGGACTGAATTCAAACTATCCTAAAGGACAATTATCACAACGCTTACCCTTTTTATACTTCTCACAGCATTCTTTTTTCTTTTTAGATTTCGATTTAGAATGCTTTTTATCTTTATGTTTTTTCTTATCCACGGTACAAATCTTACAGCCCTAAAAACAATAATAAGATACAAAATTACAATTAATTACTGAAATGATAATCAGACAAGTTTAATACTATTAAACCACTTGTCATGAATCAAATCATAAACCCCATTCTGCCTTAGCAAATCAAGAGTTTCATTAATCTGATGCTTTAGTGCAAGATCGCCCTTTTTCATAGCTATCGCATATTCAGACTCAGTTCCCGGCATAAACATGCCAATCTGTAAGGTTTGATGTTTCGCAAGAAAACCACCTACGATCGGTGAATCATCAATCAGCACATCAATTTTATGTGCAAGAAGTTTTTTATACAGCTCATCATTTGTGTCCGTATGCACAGTAGCATTACCTGGAAACTGAGCCATTACATATTTCTCCGCCTCAGTGGCTGTTCTGATTCCAATTTTTTTATTCTTAAAGCTGTCCAGATCAGTCAGCCCGTCTCCACCATTAACTACAGCACATAACTGAAATTGCAGATACGGTTTACTGAATTCCAGGATCATCTGCCTGGAAGTAGTCATCGTTACTGCTGAACAAATCATATCCAGCTCACCTTTATATAATTTTTCGAGGATAGTTTTCCATAGTGATACCTCATAATGTAGTTCGAGGTTCAAAACTTCAGCAACTGCCCGGATCATGTCTACCTCAAATCCTTCAAATACAGATGAATTATAATCGCTGTGTAAAGGAAAAGGTGCTGCTGAATCCAGTCCTATCTTCAATATTTGTTTCATAATTTGCTATTTCAATTCTCAGGGGTCTTATATTCGTATCGATCCCTTCTTTTATTCCTGTTTTTCCAATGAAGATTAACAACCAGGGCCAACTCCTTATTTTATACTGACAATTTTAGTTAATTTTAAGGGTCTTTTTCAATATTCTCCAATATAAATATTTCATTTGACGATCAGAAAATTAAAACTATCAGAAAACACTGATTAATAATAGAGTTATGCCTGCGGCAAATAATGTACTTAGAAAATTCACCCCATCATTACTCAGAAAATTACGGCGTTCCAGCCCCGCACCCATTACCGAATCTGAAAAATTACCCGCAAAACCGGTAAAAACAAGAATTAACAGGTACCCACTGCTGCCCGTGAACAGCCAATAAATTAATGCAATTACCCCTGCCCCTGCTATACCAATCAATGTACCTTCCAGACTGATCACACCGTCCAGCCCTTTCTTCTCTTTTCTCCAGCTCAGGCAATTATAAAAGCTTCTTCCAAATAATACACCCAACTCTGAAGATAAAGTATCTGCTGTAGCTGATGCAAAACTTCCAGCTGCCATTACCAATAAAATTTCTTTATATTCAGGAAAAACTATCGCCAAAAAAGATAGCAGCGTTGCTGTTCCGGCATTGGCCAGCACCTGTCCGGGCTTTCTTTGTACCGTATCGCCCGGCTTATCCAATTGTACTTTTGTTTTCCTTCCCCATGCTGTAGCCAGCGTACCCAATAGAAAAAACACGGCCAGAAAAGCCAGCCCGGCATAACCAATTCCAAGAAAAATAAGCATTCCGCACAATACACCGGTCATAGCCGCCCCTACAGTTAGTTTTCGGGAATAGACACTTAAATATCCAGCTGTAAGCAATAAAATGGCTACAGGAAGAGCGGCACGTTGAATCAACATGGTTAAAAGTAATAAAATTTATGAGACAGCATTGACAAGATTGAAGATATTCTTTGTAATTTTAAAAAATATATGCTTTGTTATTTTCGGGTTGCTTTATTCCTTTTTTTGAGTTTTTCCTGTGCAGTGTTTGCACAGGAAAAACCGCCTTTAAAAGATACTGTAGCCCAGCAGGATGTAAACGATATTTTCAGAATATTGTTTAAGAAAAACTCAAAACCGGATACCACTTTTAAAAAGACAAGCAGCCTGGCCATACTTCCATCCATAGGCTATACTCCAAGTACAGGCTTTATGTTTGGTGCAGATGTTTCAGTAACCAAAATATTTGGCAACCCTAAAACAACTACAATATCAATTTTTGATGCTTTCGGAGCAGTTTCAACTAACCAGCTTGCCCTGATACAATTAAAACATAACGTGTACTCTGAAGCCAACCAATGGTATCTGGATGGAAGCTGGGAGTTTGGAAAAACTGTAGTTCTTGACCATGGGATCGGCACAGGCAAAGATGACCCCGGAATATCCCCGATCAGGTATACTTACGCAAAGTTATATGAAAATATATACCATAAGATATTTGATAACTTTTACGCTGGAGCAGGCTTCGCTTTTAATTATTATACAAATATTGACGACGAACGTGAGAATTCAGCCAATTCAA
The sequence above is drawn from the Pedobacter cryoconitis genome and encodes:
- a CDS encoding DUF1269 domain-containing protein; translated protein: MEKIIQALFTTDSEAFNAMRAIQQLDHSQDISLGESYILSKDPDGNTAIRSAKDEAEGYSAIGGGIIGGLIGLLAGPLGFLVGIGAGMVAGSVGDTVRAEGVSDYLDKVSANIPKGKSLLILHVWEDWETPVNTVLEPLTQEITRTSVDDEAFIPAPAKLVALRENQLSRWVDNHHEHNADRGALEPHSQEKQERLESRIKEQKQRLERLKKDR
- a CDS encoding substrate-binding periplasmic protein, which translates into the protein MKQILKIGLDSAAPFPLHSDYNSSVFEGFEVDMIRAVAEVLNLELHYEVSLWKTILEKLYKGELDMICSAVTMTTSRQMILEFSKPYLQFQLCAVVNGGDGLTDLDSFKNKKIGIRTATEAEKYVMAQFPGNATVHTDTNDELYKKLLAHKIDVLIDDSPIVGGFLAKHQTLQIGMFMPGTESEYAIAMKKGDLALKHQINETLDLLRQNGVYDLIHDKWFNSIKLV
- a CDS encoding DUF92 domain-containing protein, with protein sequence MLIQRAALPVAILLLTAGYLSVYSRKLTVGAAMTGVLCGMLIFLGIGYAGLAFLAVFFLLGTLATAWGRKTKVQLDKPGDTVQRKPGQVLANAGTATLLSFLAIVFPEYKEILLVMAAGSFASATADTLSSELGVLFGRSFYNCLSWRKEKKGLDGVISLEGTLIGIAGAGVIALIYWLFTGSSGYLLILVFTGFAGNFSDSVMGAGLERRNFLSNDGVNFLSTLFAAGITLLLISVF